One part of the Nostoc sp. PCC 7120 = FACHB-418 genome encodes these proteins:
- a CDS encoding RNA-guided endonuclease InsQ/TnpB family protein, with translation MKARYQFRFYPTDQQKQLLAQLFGCVRVVWNDALAVCKQSEKLPSNNDLQKLVITQAKKTDERSWLSDVSNIPLQQSVADLGVAYKNFFDSLKGKRKGKKVGTPKFKKKTSKQSARFRIGGFSIKGDEVYLAKIGNVKPLKSRQLPSAPSSVTVIKDCANRYFLSFVVEVEPIQSEAKNQSIGIDLGIKTFAVMSNGEKAISPDYSKKDRKIRKLQRKIARQQKGSKRRERTRLRIAKQHNKIADTRKDFLHKLSTKVVSENQAIVLEDLNVSGMVKNRKLARIISLQGWREFRVFCESKSEKLNRDFRVISRWEPTSQTCSCCGYRWGKIDLSVRSVLCLNCNTEHDRDENASQNIKMVGMGHRHDLKRAQRTGKTGSPAQSGEASRITAPLGR, from the coding sequence ATGAAAGCCAGATATCAATTCCGGTTCTACCCGACAGACCAACAAAAGCAACTGTTAGCGCAGTTGTTTGGTTGCGTTCGCGTAGTCTGGAATGATGCTCTGGCTGTTTGCAAACAGTCCGAAAAGCTTCCTAGTAACAACGACTTGCAAAAGCTGGTGATTACGCAAGCTAAAAAGACTGATGAGCGTTCATGGTTATCTGATGTTTCTAATATCCCTTTACAACAATCTGTTGCTGATTTAGGAGTTGCTTACAAAAACTTTTTTGATTCACTCAAGGGTAAACGCAAAGGCAAAAAAGTAGGCACACCCAAGTTTAAGAAGAAGACAAGTAAACAATCAGCCAGATTTAGAATTGGTGGTTTTTCGATTAAAGGAGATGAAGTCTACCTAGCTAAAATTGGCAACGTCAAGCCTCTAAAGTCAAGACAATTACCATCTGCACCAAGTAGTGTAACAGTCATTAAAGACTGTGCTAATCGTTATTTTCTTAGCTTTGTCGTAGAAGTAGAGCCTATTCAATCTGAAGCTAAAAACCAAAGCATTGGTATTGATTTAGGAATCAAAACTTTTGCGGTTATGAGTAATGGAGAAAAAGCAATCAGTCCCGATTACTCAAAGAAAGACCGCAAAATTCGCAAACTGCAACGCAAGATAGCAAGACAACAGAAGGGGTCTAAGCGTCGTGAACGAACCCGCTTAAGAATCGCCAAGCAACACAACAAAATTGCGGATACCCGAAAAGACTTCCTTCACAAACTTTCAACCAAAGTAGTTAGTGAAAACCAAGCTATTGTTTTGGAAGATTTGAATGTGTCAGGAATGGTCAAGAATCGTAAGTTAGCAAGAATAATTAGCTTGCAGGGATGGAGAGAGTTTCGGGTATTTTGTGAGAGTAAATCTGAAAAACTTAATCGGGATTTCAGGGTCATTAGTAGATGGGAACCTACTAGCCAAACTTGTTCTTGTTGTGGGTATAGGTGGGGCAAGATTGATTTATCTGTGCGCTCAGTGTTGTGCTTAAACTGCAATACTGAACACGACAGAGATGAGAACGCATCCCAAAATATAAAAATGGTCGGCATGGGGCATCGGCACGACCTTAAACGGGCGCAGAGGACAGGTAAGACTGGTTCGCCAGCACAGTCCGGTGAAGCGTCAAGAATCACCGCACCTTTAGGTCGGTGA
- a CDS encoding peptidoglycan-binding domain-containing protein, translating to MTTMADPTNSKVPDNQPTLKQGDTGEVVKELQRLLRSYYCYSGPIDGVLDSETVGGVILFQHRVFIPEDGIVGYKTWQALYEGRVIDLPILKYGSQGELVKALQQRLQNAGYYTGLVDGDFSLVTEAGVKSFQLRNNLKVDGIVGDRTWAVLSNTPIFDS from the coding sequence ATGACCACTATGGCTGACCCAACTAACAGCAAAGTACCTGATAATCAACCAACACTTAAACAAGGTGATACAGGGGAAGTAGTCAAAGAACTACAAAGGCTATTAAGGAGTTATTATTGTTATTCTGGGCCTATTGATGGGGTTTTAGATTCAGAAACAGTTGGGGGAGTAATTTTATTTCAGCATCGGGTTTTTATCCCAGAAGATGGAATTGTTGGCTATAAAACTTGGCAAGCTCTATATGAAGGAAGAGTAATTGATTTACCTATTTTGAAATATGGTAGCCAAGGTGAACTGGTTAAAGCCTTGCAACAAAGACTCCAAAATGCTGGATACTATACGGGATTGGTTGACGGAGATTTTAGCTTAGTTACGGAAGCAGGTGTAAAATCTTTTCAACTACGAAATAACTTAAAAGTTGATGGTATTGTAGGCGATCGCACTTGGGCTGTTCTCAGCAATACACCTATTTTTGACAGTTAA